The following are encoded together in the Paludisphaera mucosa genome:
- a CDS encoding DinB family protein, producing MTDALVETWQIHNRINLCMLDAIAQEHLADSLGGKGRTAFGLFAHMHNVRLMWLKASAPELLEGLSKVEGDAGTKADLAAALTASGAAVGGLLADAVAKGGRVKGFKPHVTAFLGYLISHESHHRGQAGWALKANGHPLDRKTAFGLWEWGVR from the coding sequence ATGACGGACGCGCTCGTGGAGACGTGGCAGATCCATAATCGGATCAACCTGTGCATGCTCGACGCGATCGCCCAGGAGCACCTGGCCGATTCCCTGGGCGGCAAGGGGCGCACGGCCTTCGGCCTGTTCGCCCACATGCACAACGTCCGGCTGATGTGGTTGAAGGCGTCCGCCCCGGAACTCCTCGAAGGGCTCTCGAAGGTCGAGGGCGACGCCGGGACGAAGGCCGACCTTGCGGCCGCTCTGACGGCCTCCGGCGCGGCCGTCGGGGGGCTCCTCGCCGACGCCGTCGCCAAGGGAGGCCGGGTCAAGGGATTCAAGCCCCACGTCACGGCGTTCCTCGGCTACCTGATCTCTCACGAATCCCACCACCGCGGGCAGGCCGGCTGGGCCCTGAAGGCGAACGGCCACCCGCTCGACCGCAAGACCGCCTTCGGCCTCTGGGAGTGGGGCGTCCGCTGA